The genomic stretch CTTTCAGAACTCTCTGTTCTCCGGATGGTAGCTCTACTAGCAACACCCCATACATTTTTCCTTCATGTGAGTAGGCGGCATCCTTGGCTAACCGTTGCATTAGACCTTGGGCGATCGCTTCTGCCAAAGAGGTACGAGGTAATCTCAGCCAAGCACCCGTTTGAGGGCAATATCCTTCATACCAGTAAACAGGAGTGACATTGCTGATTTCAATATTTTTATCAACAAAAGTTGAAAGTTTATGTAGATCCGCCATATCTAGTGATAAATCTACTGCCTCCTGGGAAGGTTTTTCTGTTTGCATTGACAACTCTAAAGTGTGACGCGATCCAGAGGAAACTAGCTTTATAAACTCGTTTCAAACTCTAAGTTTAGCAATTAGAGGACGATGATCAGAAACGCTGGGAGGTGCTGTGGTTATCTGCTCAACTCGGATGTGAGGCCTGACAAGGATATGGTCGAGAGGAATCTTGATGAACTGGAAAAATTTGTGGGTTGAAGGAGTTGCTTTGGCAGAGGTTGCATAATACCAGGTGGGATGCAAACCATGCCCTACAGCCGCATTCCGTAGCCGCGATCGCTGAGTAAAATCATGCAAATAGAATGACCATGCCGTTGTATTGAAATCCCCCATGACAATCAGCGGTGTTTTCTGTTGTTTTGTATATGCTGCTAAGGTTCGCAGCACTTGATTGCGGCGATTAAAGTAGTTTTGAATCTAATCCAGGTGGGAAGTCTATTTAAACTCCGCTCTTGTCCTTGACTGAAAACAAGACCAAGCAAGGGAATTCCGCACTCTAGCTTTAGTACAACCTGACAACTATTTGTAACCCAACCAGTTTTGCATGGCTATCCTATCAATGGTTCCTCAGGATTTGATTTCGTGTATTGCGAGTGATGCAGGAATCTAACGAGGTTATCAATATGGCAATATCCTGTTTGTGATCTGTTTCAGTGTACTGATTAGGATCGCGATTCACGAGAGCTTCAGCGATCGCGACCCCTCCCGCCACTACTTCAAAACGAACTTTAAAGACAAAGTCGCCCGTCCAACTACGATACAGATAGAGCCAGGGAGATTCATAGAAAACAAACCATTTCTCCTCCATTACCTCTGGAATCACCCCAGCAATGAGCTTATTGAACTCATCTTGAGAGTAAAACTTTTCGACTGAAATGGATGCCAACTTAGAAGGTATAGGTTGGATTTCCCAATCGTCCCGTTGAGCAATTCTCATTGTCTTAATTTGGTTCTGTGTGGCCAATATCCTAGCTCAATCACTCAGAAATTCTTCTGCTCATTCACAGTTCAAGCCAATAGCGATCGCAGACTGGAAGAGTTTTTGCTAGAACAGAGTAGCAGGCTCATTTTTAGGTTCCATGACTGCCACAAGCATCAACCCCTACTTGGCTGGCAACTTTGCCCCTATCCGTACCGAGATCACAGTTGAAGACCTCCCGGTGATCGGGGAACTTCCGGCTGATCTCAACGGTATGTTTGTTCGCAACGGCCCCAACCCACAATTTCCGCCCCTCGGTCGCTACCATTGGTTCGATGGAGATGGCATGTTGCATGGGGTGCGAATTAAAAACGGCAAAGCCAGCTACCGCAACCGCTACGTCCGCACAATGGGATATGAAGCCGAGCAAGCAGCAGGGAAAGCTTTGTGGGGCGGTATGTTGGAACCAACGCCTCCCAATAACCCCTACGGACCCAGTAAAAATGTTGCCAATACTGCCCTAGTTTGGCATCGCGATCGCCTACTTGCCACTTGGGAAGGAGGTGCGCCCCACGCCGTCACAGTGCCTGAGCTAGATACCATCGGTTCTGAAACTTACCAAGGTAAACTTACCTCCGCCTTCACCGCTCACCCCAAAGTAGACCCTGTGACAGGTGAGATGCTGTTCTTTGGCTACTCCCTCCTCCAGCCTCCCTACTTGCAGTACAGCATTGTTTCTCCCCAAGGCGAATTAGTTCGCACTGTTCCCATTGATCTCCCCGTAGGCGTGATGATGCACGACTTTGCCATCACCGAGCACTACACGATCTTTCTCGATTTACCGATGGAGTTTCGGCTAGAGCGGATGCAACAGGGGCAACCTCCTTTAGTGTTTCGGCGCGATCGCCCCAGTCGCTTTGGCATCTTGCCCCGCCACGGAGACAACAGTTCTATTCGTTGGTTTGAAGCTCCCAGTTGCTATATTTTCCATACCCTCAACGCTTATGAGTCAGGTGATGAGGTAGTTTTGCTAGCTTGTCGGATGAGCGAGTTAGATGTCCTTGGTGCTGCCGATTCACCTCTACATGACGAGAACGACCTCTCTCATGATTCTGGAGCCCCTTTTCTATACCGTTGGCGCTTCAACCTCAAAACAGGTGAGGTTCATGAAGAGAGACTCAGCGATCGCCCTGGCGAATTTCCTCGAATTAATGAGCAATATACAGGTCGCCCGAACCGCTATGGCTATCTGGCTAAGAGCGCTCCCGGTTCCATGCCCCGCTTCGATGGCTTCATTAAATATGATTTCACCACTGGATCTACCCAAGTTCATGAATTTGGGGCAGAACGTTATGGTGGCGAGGGCGTTTTTGCACCACGGCCCCAAGCAGCGGCTGAGGATGACGGTTGGCTAGTGACTTATGTAC from Trichocoleus desertorum ATA4-8-CV12 encodes the following:
- a CDS encoding endonuclease/exonuclease/phosphatase family protein, with product MLRTLAAYTKQQKTPLIVMGDFNTTAWSFYLHDFTQRSRLRNAAVGHGLHPTWYYATSAKATPSTHKFFQFIKIPLDHILVRPHIRVEQITTAPPSVSDHRPLIAKLRV
- a CDS encoding carotenoid oxygenase family protein — its product is MTATSINPYLAGNFAPIRTEITVEDLPVIGELPADLNGMFVRNGPNPQFPPLGRYHWFDGDGMLHGVRIKNGKASYRNRYVRTMGYEAEQAAGKALWGGMLEPTPPNNPYGPSKNVANTALVWHRDRLLATWEGGAPHAVTVPELDTIGSETYQGKLTSAFTAHPKVDPVTGEMLFFGYSLLQPPYLQYSIVSPQGELVRTVPIDLPVGVMMHDFAITEHYTIFLDLPMEFRLERMQQGQPPLVFRRDRPSRFGILPRHGDNSSIRWFEAPSCYIFHTLNAYESGDEVVLLACRMSELDVLGAADSPLHDENDLSHDSGAPFLYRWRFNLKTGEVHEERLSDRPGEFPRINEQYTGRPNRYGYLAKSAPGSMPRFDGFIKYDFTTGSTQVHEFGAERYGGEGVFAPRPQAAAEDDGWLVTYVHDQTTDTSELVIINAQDLTTKPVARISLPQRVPYGFHGIWVA